One segment of Heteronotia binoei isolate CCM8104 ecotype False Entrance Well chromosome 18, APGP_CSIRO_Hbin_v1, whole genome shotgun sequence DNA contains the following:
- the LOC132587267 gene encoding uroplakin-3b-like protein 1: MAFVATILVLAAVGVHVDSRTLKGYTPHITNRELEGKITATTFVLEQPRCNFLDVEEEEDRIWLLVARSNATGKFEQSEAPQNLSYHSFSINSYYMTLDTAAVNYPCATSPDEITVLRVGADTSCINKAWETDCNGPLPDPGPYRVKFIAINPNGTMRESLWSDDITLIQGKDYTTITSSPRNRKGMIALTSILSILSAILLAYFIAVLIYKYSDNCGNAEISSIRDAATMTRYTTHHMYNHPTSKS, encoded by the exons GAACTCTCAAGGGTTATACCCCTCACATCACCAACCGGGAGCTGGAAGGGAAGATCACTGCCACCACTTTTGTCCTGGAGCAACCACGCTGCAACTTCCTtgatgttgaagaagaagaagacagaatctGGCTGCTGGTTGCCCGCAGTAATG CTACTGGAAAATTTGAGCAGTCCGAAGCTCCTCAGAATTTATCCTACCACTCTTTCAGCATTAACTCCTATTATATGACACTGGACACTGCTGCTGTCAACTACCCCTGTGCAACATCACCAGATGAGATCACTGTTCTAAGGGTTGGAGCCGACACTTCGTGCATAAACAAGGCCTGGGAAACAGACTGCAACGGCCCCCTCCCAGACCCTGGGCCCTACAG AGTCAAGTTTATTGCAATAAACCCCAATGGCACCATGCGTGAGTCTCTATGGTCAGATGATATCACACTAATTCAAG GGAAAGACTATACCACTATTACTTCATCGCCCAGAAACAGAAAAGGAATGATTGCCCTCACTTCCATCCTCTCGATTCTCTCTGCTATTCTGCTGGCCTACTTCATTGCTGTCCTGATCTATAAATA TTCTGACAATTGTGGCAATGCTGAAATCTCAAGCATACGGGATGCAGCGACGATGACCCGCTACACCACCCACCATATGTACAATCATCCTACATCCAAGTCATGA